The Antedon mediterranea chromosome 11, ecAntMedi1.1, whole genome shotgun sequence genome window below encodes:
- the LOC140062743 gene encoding monocarboxylate transporter 2-like, which translates to MNWGVLIVLAGFLLHLNIIGYLYSYNLLHIQLKESFNSTATEAALPGSVSIAFYAVSSLIVTWIFQRFGDRPAGFLGITLCCVGLLTSSFVQEIWMLCLTYGVLYGFGCNAIHLVTIDMIVKYYKGIKSTRCIGITMTASSIGVLFSPCLEWLYTTFQWRISLRILSGVFAIVCIPCMSLFKEKKDNGTPRNIVTQKQENKTRRNMSLFQKYIEMVRIPAFLCLVCSYAMSGIATTFSFVSIGSFLTESGLSGTQTSLILSTMGAGDLVARVSVSLLSQWLPISITSLYAIGHIVSASSMLSLPYAINATVIMVILIVFSVSRGIIFVLIASAPIEIAPVHSSVESVGLVYLVFGMCALSAPYITDNVYDIKGSYNSAFFICCALYACSSFFLFAAVHLNKKNMIRRNSNENTDCQYNQMIVNRSEEEPTEYSKEVISRVTVI; encoded by the exons CCTTGCCGGGATCAGTATCTATTGCTTTCTACGCCGTATCGTCATTAATTGTAACTTGGATATTTCAGCGGTTTGGAGACCGGCCAGCCGGATTTCTAGGAATAACACTATGCTGTGTTGGTCTCTTAACATCGTCGTTTGTACAAGAAATATGGATGTTATGTTTGACGTATGGAGTGCTGTATGGTTTTGGATGCAATGCTATTCACTTGGTGACAATTGACATGATAGTGAAATATTACAAAGGTATCAAATCGACAAGGTGTATCGGTATAACAATGACAGCTTCTAGCATAG GGGTTTTGTTTTCACCGTGTCTTGAGTGGCTTTACACAACATTCCAGTGGCGTATATCATTACGCATTTTATCGGGAGTATTCGCAATAGTATGTATTCCATGCATGTCATTATTCAAAGAGAAAAAAGACAATGGTACTCCTCGTAATATAGTAAcgcaaaaacaagaaaataagaCAAGAAGAAACATGTCGTTATTTCAGAAGTATATTGAAATGGTTAGAATACCCGCCTTTCTTTGCCTGGTATGTTCATACGCAATGAGTGGAATTGCAACGACTTTTTCTTTTGTCAGCATA GGTAGTTTTTTGACAGAATCTGGATTGAGTGGAACACAAACTTCACTAATATTAAGCACAATGGGTGCTGGTGACTTAGTTGCCAGAGTATCTGTGTCATTATTATCGCAATGGTTGCCGATCTCCATTACGTCACTGTACGCTATTGGTCACATTGTGTCAGCATCATCAATGCTGTCGCTGCCATACGCAATTAACGCAACAGTTATTATGGTTATACTAATtg TGTTTAGTGTTTCTCGTGGGATTATCTTTGTGTTGATTGCTTCAGCTCCTATTGAGATTGCTCCAGTACATTCAAGCGTCGAGAGTGTCGGTCTAGTATATCTAGTTTTTGGAATGTGTGCTTTGTCAGCACCCTATATCACAG aCAATGTGTATGACATCAAAGGATCCTACAATAGTGCGTTCTTCATTTGTTGTGCACTCTACGCatgttcatcattttttttattcgcTGCGGTACATTTGAACAAGAAGAATATGATAAGAAGAAATTCGAACGAAAATACGGATTGCCAATACAATCAAATGATAGTAAACCGATCAGAAGAAGAACCAACAGAATACTCAAAAGAAGTAATATCCCGAGTTACTGTAATATAA